In one window of Hymenobacter nivis DNA:
- a CDS encoding lipoprotein signal peptidase, with translation MQPTRTTRPQTALKFFLLALLVIGLDQLSKWAVHTYMQPGMPGEIPLIGHWLKLHYTLNPGMAFGVELPPPYGKILLSSFRLLAVGGLSWYIVKLCRERAAAGFIACMALILGGAVGNLVDSIFYGLLYKNAPFGSPTPWFHGQVIDMIYVDIYEGFLPQSWPLLGGKYVSLWPIFNIADSSIFIGVALILLNQSRFFQQEEASPQPASGTAEAPAAH, from the coding sequence ATGCAACCAACCCGCACCACCCGCCCCCAAACGGCGCTCAAATTCTTCCTGCTGGCCCTGTTGGTCATCGGCCTCGACCAGCTCTCGAAGTGGGCCGTGCATACCTACATGCAGCCCGGCATGCCGGGCGAAATCCCGCTCATCGGCCACTGGCTCAAGCTGCACTACACCCTTAACCCCGGCATGGCCTTTGGCGTGGAATTGCCGCCGCCGTACGGCAAAATCCTGCTCAGCAGCTTCCGCCTGCTGGCTGTGGGGGGCCTGAGCTGGTACATCGTGAAGCTGTGCCGCGAGCGGGCCGCCGCGGGCTTCATTGCCTGCATGGCGCTCATCCTGGGCGGGGCCGTGGGCAACCTGGTCGATTCCATCTTTTACGGCTTGCTCTACAAAAACGCACCGTTTGGGTCCCCTACGCCCTGGTTTCACGGCCAGGTGATTGACATGATTTACGTGGATATCTACGAAGGCTTCTTGCCGCAGTCGTGGCCGCTACTGGGCGGGAAGTACGTGTCGCTGTGGCCCATTTTCAACATCGCCGATTCATCCATCTTCATCGGCGTCGCGCTTATTCTGCTCAACCAAAGCCGGTTTTTCCAGCAGGAAGAAGCCAGCCCGCAACCCGCGTCCGGCACGGCCGAAGCCCCGGCCGCACACTAA
- a CDS encoding ABC transporter ATP-binding protein: protein MPQPLLTVSNLTLDFLSHRGHTRAVDGVSFELSRGETVAIVGESGSGKSVTSLALLGLIPMPPGRLVSGSAVFQSGALGEVDLLALPEKQLQKVRGNDIGMIFQEPMTSLNPVLTCGAQVAEALLLHTSLSKAEARERTIELFTEAQLPRPAGIFTSYPHEISGGQKQRVMIAMAMACRPALLIADEPTTALDVTVQARMLRLIDDLRRQHDTAVLFITHDLGVVAEIADRILVMYRGKVVEQGPVLEIFENPQHPYTKGLLACRPRLSVGLKRLPVVADFMAEDASGLLTAQPAPVVALEDEALTDSSPEIEAQQLRDNSGTTKTFPVEHLRMGVEQPVPTGAPVRALQPGGALALVASSSLAGTRPLLQVENLQVHFPVRSGWFQPNAVVRAVDDVSFTLYPGETVGLVGESGCGKTTLGRALLRLTEPTAGRILFEGTDLARLPAEELRRRRREFQLVFQDPYAALNPMLTVGEAIWEPMRVHGVGGTRAAQKARVLELLQIVGLREEHFLRYPHEFSGGQRQRICIARALALQPKLIVCDESVSALDVSVQAQVLNLLNDLKREFGITYLFITHDLSVARFMSDRLLVMHQGRIVESGPAAAIYAHPQHAYTQGLLAAIPKDSLADIRLAVAGRAA, encoded by the coding sequence GTGCCTCAACCGCTACTTACCGTTTCCAACCTCACGCTCGATTTCCTCAGCCACCGCGGCCACACCCGCGCCGTGGACGGCGTGTCGTTTGAGCTGAGCCGGGGCGAAACGGTGGCGATAGTAGGGGAGTCGGGCTCGGGAAAATCGGTGACGTCGCTGGCGCTGCTGGGGCTGATTCCGATGCCGCCCGGCCGGCTTGTCTCGGGCTCGGCCGTGTTCCAGTCGGGGGCCCTGGGCGAAGTAGACTTGCTGGCCCTGCCCGAAAAGCAGCTGCAAAAAGTACGGGGGAATGATATTGGGATGATTTTCCAGGAGCCGATGACCTCGCTGAATCCGGTGCTCACCTGCGGGGCCCAGGTGGCCGAGGCCTTGCTGCTGCACACCAGTCTCAGCAAAGCCGAGGCCCGGGAGCGCACCATCGAGCTGTTCACTGAGGCGCAGCTGCCGCGTCCGGCCGGCATCTTCACCAGCTATCCGCACGAGATTTCCGGGGGCCAGAAGCAGCGCGTGATGATTGCCATGGCCATGGCCTGCCGCCCCGCGCTGCTTATCGCCGACGAGCCCACCACGGCCCTCGACGTGACGGTGCAGGCCCGGATGCTGCGCCTCATCGACGACCTGCGGCGGCAGCACGACACGGCGGTGCTGTTCATCACCCACGACCTGGGCGTGGTGGCCGAAATTGCCGACCGCATTTTGGTCATGTACCGCGGGAAAGTCGTGGAACAGGGCCCCGTGCTGGAAATTTTCGAAAATCCGCAACATCCGTACACAAAAGGTCTTTTGGCGTGCCGTCCACGCCTCTCAGTGGGCCTAAAAAGGCTTCCCGTAGTAGCCGATTTCATGGCTGAAGACGCCAGTGGGCTCCTCACGGCCCAACCGGCGCCAGTGGTGGCCTTGGAGGATGAGGCACTTACGGATTCGTCGCCCGAAATCGAGGCCCAGCAGTTACGGGATAATTCCGGTACTACCAAAACGTTCCCCGTGGAACATCTACGGATGGGCGTGGAACAACCTGTCCCGACTGGGGCCCCCGTGCGGGCGCTTCAGCCTGGCGGGGCCCTAGCCTTGGTCGCCAGCTCCAGCCTTGCGGGCACGCGACCGCTGTTGCAGGTAGAGAATTTGCAGGTGCATTTCCCCGTGCGCAGCGGCTGGTTCCAGCCTAATGCCGTAGTACGGGCCGTGGACGATGTGAGCTTCACGCTCTACCCCGGCGAAACGGTGGGCCTCGTGGGCGAGTCGGGCTGTGGCAAAACCACCCTGGGCCGGGCCCTGCTCCGCCTCACGGAACCTACCGCGGGCCGCATTCTGTTTGAAGGCACCGACCTTGCCCGGCTGCCAGCCGAGGAATTGCGCCGTCGTCGGCGCGAGTTCCAGCTGGTATTCCAGGACCCCTACGCGGCCCTCAACCCGATGCTAACGGTGGGGGAGGCCATCTGGGAGCCCATGCGAGTGCACGGCGTGGGCGGTACCCGGGCCGCGCAAAAGGCGCGGGTGCTGGAGCTGCTGCAAATCGTGGGGCTGCGCGAGGAGCATTTTTTGCGCTACCCGCACGAGTTCAGCGGGGGGCAGCGGCAGCGCATTTGTATTGCCCGGGCCCTGGCCTTGCAGCCCAAGCTGATTGTGTGCGACGAGTCGGTGTCGGCGCTCGACGTGTCAGTCCAGGCCCAGGTGCTGAATCTGCTCAACGACCTCAAGCGCGAGTTCGGCATCACGTACTTATTTATTACCCACGACCTGTCGGTGGCCCGCTTCATGAGCGACCGGCTGCTAGTCATGCACCAGGGCCGC